The following coding sequences are from one Cygnus atratus isolate AKBS03 ecotype Queensland, Australia chromosome 15, CAtr_DNAZoo_HiC_assembly, whole genome shotgun sequence window:
- the SOX8 gene encoding transcription factor SOX-8, with protein sequence MLNMTEEHDKALEAPCSPAGTTSSMSHVDSDSDSPLSPAGSEGLGCAPQPAPRPPGAAPLGAKVDAAEVDERFPACIRDAVSQVLKGYDWSLVPMPVRGNGSLKAKPHVKRPMNAFMVWAQAARRKLADQYPHLHNAELSKTLGKLWRLLSENEKRPFVEEAERLRVQHKKDHPDYKYQPRRRKSVKAGQSDSDSGAELSHHAGTQIYKADSGLGGMADSHHHGDHAGQTHGPPTPPTTPKTDLHHGSKQELKHEGRRLVESGRQNIDFSNVDISELSSEVINNMETFDVHEFDQYLPLNGHAAMPADHGPNAAAGSYGASYSHSATGTSGANQVWTHKSPASASPSSADSGQQRPHIKTEQLSPSHYSDQSHGSPAHSDYGSYSAQACATTASTATAAASFSSSQCDYTDLQSSNYYNPYPGYPSSIYQYPYFHSSRRPYATPILNGLSIPPAHSPTANWDQPVYTTLTRP encoded by the exons ATGCTCAACATGACCGAGGAGCACGACAAAGCGCTGGAGGCTCCGTGCAGCCCCGCGGGCACCACCAGCTCCATGTCCCACGTGGACTCGGACTCGGACTCGCCGCTGTCCCCCGCCGGCTCCGAGGGCCTGGGCTGCGCCCCCCAgcccgccccgcgccctcccGGCGCCGCCCCGCTGGGAGCCAAGGTGGACGCGGCCGAGGTGGACGAGCGCTTCCCCGCCTGCATCCGCGACGCCGTCTCGCAGGTGCTGAAGGGCTACGACTGGAGCCTGGTGCCCATGCCCGTGCGGGGCAACGGATCGCTCAAGGCCAAGCCGCACGTCAAGCGGCCCATGAACGCCTTCATGGTGTGGGCGCAGGCCGCCCGCAGGAAGCTGGCCGACCAGTACCCGCATCTGCACAACGCCGAGCTCAGCAAGACCCTGGGCAAGCTCTGGCG TTTGTTAAGTGAAAATGAGAAACGTCCGTTCGTGGAAGAAGCTGAGCGGCTCAGGGTCCAGCACAAAAAGGATCACCCGGATTATAAATACCAGCCACGGAGGAGGAAAAGCGTAAAAGCTGGGCAGAGCGACTCTGACTCCGGAGCTGAGCTCAGCCACCACGCGGGCACGCAGATCTACAAAGCGGACAGCGGGCTGGGGGGCATGGCTGACTCCCACCACCACGGCGATCATGCAG GTCAGACCCACGGGCCACCCACCCCACCCACCACCCCCAAAACTGACCTCCACCACGGCAGCAAGCAGGAGCTGAAGCACGAGGGCCGCCGCCTCGTGGAGAGCGGCCGCCAGAACATCGACTTCAGCAACGTGGACATCTCGGAGCTGAGCAGCGAGGTCATCAACAACATGGAGACCTTCGACGTGCACGAGTTCGACCAGTACCTGCCGCTCAACGGCCACGCTGCCATGCCGGCCGACCACGGCCCCAACGCTGCTGCCGGCTCCTACGGAGCATCCTACTCCCACTCGGCCACGGGCACCAGCGGGGCCAACCAGGTGTGGACTCACAAAAGCCCGGCCTCGGCATCGCCGTCGTCTGCCGACTCGGGCCAGCAAAGGCCGCACATCAAGACGGAGCAGCTGAGCCCCAGCCACTACAGCGACCAGTCCCACGGCTCCCCCGCGCACTCCGACTACGGCTCCTACAGCGCCCAGGCTTGtgccaccaccgcctccaccGCCACGGCCGCCgcctccttctccagctcccaGTGTGACTACACGGACCTCCAGAGCTCCAACTACTACAACCCCTACCCCGGCTACCCCTCCAGCATCTACCAGTATCCTTATTTCCACTCCTCGCGGCGCCCCTACGCGACGCCCATCCTCAACGGCTTGTCCATCCCGCCGGCCCACAGCCCCACCGCTAACTGGGACCAGCCGGTCTATACAACCCTGACGAGGCCTTAA